In Chromatiales bacterium, one genomic interval encodes:
- a CDS encoding TonB-dependent receptor, which produces MGHPVSTAAPAAVLLTACGLMLATPALLAADTAEVAPIRVEALRAADASAVPNTVTILDREDLETQAAVTDDLSAILGNLVPGFAPSRQKMTSYGESLRGRSPLYLIDGVPQSNPLRDGSRDAHTIDPDLLQRVEVVNGSNAVQGLGAAGGIINLQTWNAAQSTDWSHTIKTRVSIDDGLHDEGLGYKGVYIGGRRWEKTDLTVGATYYSRGLYYDADGDPIGVDNTQGDLADSESHDLFLKTGYNLSPEQRLQFMVNRYRLKGNGDYALISGDRSTGTPASAEKGEQEGFPAENDVTTASLDYSHAALAGGQLRAQLFYQDFAAMYGGGYFASFQDPAIAPAGTLYDQSQNQSEKHGLKLTYGHDQVGIPGLSVTGGAAYLADTTRQVLAQTDREWVPESTFQSLSPFVQINQALLDGRLQLSGGLRHEMVRLEVDDYTIIASAGGTDIAGGEPEFDETLHNLGTVFHLGDSWSLYASYSEGFTMPDVGRVLRAPGAATSVDDFLTLEPVISDNREIGVDYGDGLWTLHAAYFWSDSDLGSRLENVGGVYEVRREKTEIEGLEVSLARQLTDSVKAGALYSQVRGRYDSDGDDNVDTDLDGINVSPDRLNLFLAWDEYGMAPFSGRLQLSHFMDRDFEGLNAPVGQDFEGYTLVDLTIGKRTRVGDFQFGIENLLDEQYITYYSQTGTNLDDRYFAGRGRTLTASYQTQF; this is translated from the coding sequence ATGGGACACCCTGTCTCCACCGCCGCACCGGCTGCCGTACTCCTGACTGCCTGCGGCCTGATGCTCGCCACCCCCGCGCTGCTGGCCGCCGACACGGCGGAGGTCGCCCCCATCCGGGTGGAGGCCCTGCGCGCAGCAGACGCCTCGGCCGTACCGAATACCGTCACCATCCTCGACAGGGAAGACCTCGAGACCCAGGCCGCCGTCACGGATGACCTGTCCGCCATCCTCGGCAACCTCGTGCCGGGCTTTGCCCCCTCGCGTCAAAAGATGACCAGCTACGGCGAATCGCTGCGCGGACGCAGCCCGCTGTACCTGATCGACGGCGTACCGCAGAGCAACCCGCTGCGCGACGGCTCGCGCGACGCGCACACCATCGACCCCGACCTGCTGCAGCGCGTGGAGGTCGTGAATGGCTCCAACGCGGTGCAGGGTCTGGGCGCCGCCGGCGGCATCATCAACCTGCAGACCTGGAATGCCGCCCAGTCCACCGACTGGAGTCACACGATCAAGACGCGCGTGAGTATCGACGACGGACTGCATGACGAGGGCCTCGGTTACAAGGGCGTGTACATCGGCGGGCGCCGCTGGGAGAAGACCGACCTCACCGTGGGTGCCACCTATTACAGCCGCGGGCTGTATTACGATGCCGATGGCGATCCCATCGGCGTGGACAACACCCAGGGCGACCTGGCCGACTCCGAGAGTCACGACCTGTTCCTGAAGACCGGCTACAACCTCAGCCCCGAACAGCGCCTGCAGTTCATGGTCAACCGCTATCGGCTGAAGGGCAACGGCGACTATGCGCTGATCAGCGGCGACCGCAGCACCGGCACGCCCGCCAGCGCGGAAAAGGGTGAGCAGGAAGGCTTCCCGGCCGAGAACGACGTCACCACCGCCTCGCTGGACTACAGCCATGCCGCGCTGGCCGGCGGCCAGCTCCGGGCCCAGCTGTTCTACCAGGACTTCGCGGCCATGTACGGCGGCGGTTATTTCGCCAGCTTCCAGGATCCGGCCATCGCCCCGGCCGGCACCCTCTACGACCAGTCACAGAACCAGTCGGAGAAACACGGCCTCAAGCTGACCTATGGCCACGACCAGGTCGGTATCCCCGGCCTGTCCGTGACCGGCGGCGCGGCCTATCTGGCAGACACCACCCGCCAGGTGCTCGCCCAGACCGACCGCGAGTGGGTGCCCGAATCCACCTTCCAGAGCCTCTCCCCCTTCGTGCAGATCAACCAGGCGCTGCTCGACGGCCGGCTCCAGCTGAGCGGCGGCCTGCGCCACGAAATGGTCCGGCTCGAGGTGGACGACTACACCATCATCGCCAGCGCCGGCGGCACCGACATCGCCGGTGGCGAACCCGAGTTCGACGAGACCCTGCACAACCTCGGCACGGTCTTCCACCTGGGTGACAGCTGGTCGCTCTACGCCTCGTATTCCGAAGGCTTCACCATGCCCGATGTCGGTCGCGTGCTGCGCGCCCCCGGCGCCGCTACCAGCGTGGATGACTTCCTGACCCTGGAACCGGTGATCTCCGACAACCGCGAGATCGGCGTGGACTACGGCGACGGCCTCTGGACCCTGCACGCCGCCTACTTCTGGTCCGACTCCGACCTCGGCTCGCGCCTGGAGAACGTCGGCGGCGTCTACGAGGTGCGGCGCGAGAAGACCGAGATCGAGGGCCTCGAGGTCTCACTGGCCCGTCAGCTCACCGACTCGGTGAAGGCCGGCGCCCTCTATTCGCAGGTACGCGGCCGCTATGACTCCGACGGCGACGACAATGTGGACACCGACCTGGACGGTATCAACGTGAGCCCCGACCGGCTCAACCTGTTCCTCGCCTGGGACGAGTACGGCATGGCCCCGTTCTCCGGCCGCCTGCAGCTGTCGCACTTCATGGATCGCGACTTCGAGGGCCTGAATGCGCCCGTGGGCCAGGACTTCGAGGGCTACACCCTGGTCGATCTGACCATTGGCAAGCGCACCCGCGTCGGCGACTTCCAGTTCGGTATCGAGAACCTGCTCGACGAGCAGTACATCACCTACTACTCGCAGACCGGTACCAACCTGGATGACCGTTACTTTGCCGGCCGCGGACGCACGCTGACGGCCAGCTACCAGACCCAGTTCTGA
- a CDS encoding energy transducer TonB, with protein MSPRRRHWWIALPLAVAAHLVAAMALYEPPASSAAATGEAGIEIGLVAAAPSEPAATRETETSKATEQEPELEPEPEPEPEPEPEPEPEPEPEPEPEPEPEPEPEPEPEPEPEPEPEPEPEPRPDPAEPAPAPKPVPTPAPAAPKPPAATPRAAQPPAMNAGQSAGGGTPGAEADYLATLRAWLERHRQYPRQARLRRLEGTALLYFVIDRSGEVLEFHIEESAGSPILDREVKQMLRRARPLPPFPPALDEARLQLRIPVEFRLR; from the coding sequence ATGTCGCCGCGCCGTCGACACTGGTGGATCGCCCTGCCACTGGCCGTGGCCGCACACCTGGTGGCGGCCATGGCACTGTACGAACCGCCCGCATCCTCGGCCGCCGCCACCGGCGAGGCCGGCATCGAGATCGGCCTGGTGGCTGCGGCGCCATCAGAACCTGCCGCAACCCGGGAAACGGAGACGTCGAAGGCGACCGAACAGGAACCCGAACTGGAGCCGGAACCCGAACCCGAACCCGAACCCGAACCCGAACCCGAACCCGAACCCGAACCCGAACCCGAACCCGAACCCGAACCCGAACCGGAACCCGAACCGGAACCCGAACCGGAACCGGAACCGGAACCGGAACCGGAACCGGAACCGCGCCCCGACCCTGCAGAGCCCGCACCCGCGCCTAAGCCCGTGCCGACACCTGCTCCTGCTGCGCCAAAACCGCCTGCCGCCACCCCTCGGGCAGCACAGCCACCCGCCATGAATGCCGGGCAGTCAGCCGGCGGCGGCACACCCGGTGCAGAGGCCGATTACCTCGCCACGCTGCGGGCCTGGCTGGAGCGCCACCGCCAGTATCCCCGCCAGGCACGACTGCGCCGGCTGGAGGGCACCGCCCTGCTCTACTTCGTCATCGATCGATCGGGAGAAGTACTGGAATTTCACATCGAAGAAAGCGCGGGCAGTCCCATCCTCGACCGGGAGGTGAAACAGATGCTCCGACGCGCCCGGCCGCTGCCGCCCTTCCCGCCGGCACTCGACGAGGCGCGGCTGCAGCTACGCATCCCGGTGGAGTTCCGGCTGCGCTAG
- a CDS encoding GGDEF domain-containing protein: MASPSLRAAAPAPAAVPIHDLSHLFLREPACFWVADRDLEITELPLDAFRPLTDDDVNQGITGRTFWLRVRLSNAQGMTPRRWVLHHETSYLDELVVYHADNGAPLSERHLSDRVPFHQRLVDYRTLAFEHTTPAGAYTDLYLRLSYQKPDSMSLNLQLSRADLFYNASRQEYLVYGGFYGMMLSLLLIAIVFALLLRQRVFLVYGLFLAASLVMWAMLNGFGFQYLWPRAVYWHNEGFHIVFLLVSITALHFSRLFLKTASFFPGIDRLMQGLQWLFAAGIVLRFAGPYEPVLYLSFASLLLLALLPLLGYAAYRRGLRYARWYAMAWVFYGLGLLVSVLSAGSSLLHWGMAPLAFAQAGSVLEAVFLLVALGERLQGWDRDRLQALAVANQDPLTRLGNRRALQEAFARLQADRRAGDLPLVLILMDLDHFKAINDEYGHEAGDQVLVGLAQLMRRTCRPQDVCVRYGGEEFAILLQVPGAHEAMEIAERIRRDFAANPTPYKGQRIRHTLTAGLSRPVTPDAGLSQEAIFLQADDALYRAKRAGRNRSLLAD, from the coding sequence ATGGCGAGCCCGTCGCTGCGAGCGGCCGCACCCGCGCCGGCGGCGGTGCCCATCCACGACCTCAGTCATCTCTTCCTGCGGGAGCCGGCCTGCTTCTGGGTGGCCGACCGGGATCTGGAGATCACGGAGCTGCCACTGGATGCCTTCCGGCCGCTGACCGATGACGATGTCAACCAGGGCATTACCGGCAGGACCTTCTGGCTGCGGGTACGCCTGTCCAACGCGCAGGGGATGACGCCGCGGCGCTGGGTGCTGCACCACGAGACCAGCTATCTCGACGAACTCGTCGTCTACCATGCCGATAACGGCGCGCCTCTCAGCGAGCGCCACCTGAGCGACCGCGTGCCCTTCCACCAGCGGCTGGTGGACTACCGCACCCTGGCCTTCGAGCACACCACGCCGGCCGGCGCCTACACCGATCTCTATCTGCGCCTGAGTTATCAAAAGCCGGACTCCATGTCGCTGAATCTGCAGCTCTCGCGCGCCGATCTTTTCTACAACGCCTCGCGCCAGGAGTACCTGGTGTACGGCGGCTTTTACGGCATGATGCTGTCGCTGCTGCTGATTGCCATCGTGTTTGCCCTGCTGCTGCGTCAGCGGGTGTTCCTGGTCTATGGGCTGTTTCTCGCCGCCAGCCTCGTGATGTGGGCCATGCTGAACGGATTCGGTTTCCAGTATCTCTGGCCACGGGCCGTCTACTGGCACAACGAGGGCTTTCACATCGTCTTTCTGCTGGTGTCGATCACGGCGCTGCATTTTTCGCGGCTGTTTCTCAAGACGGCGAGCTTCTTTCCCGGGATCGACCGCCTCATGCAGGGGCTGCAGTGGCTGTTCGCGGCCGGGATCGTGTTGCGTTTCGCCGGCCCATACGAGCCGGTGCTGTATCTCTCCTTTGCCTCCCTGCTGCTGCTCGCCCTGCTGCCGCTGCTGGGTTATGCGGCCTACCGGCGCGGGCTGCGTTATGCGCGCTGGTATGCCATGGCCTGGGTGTTTTACGGCCTGGGGCTGCTCGTCAGCGTACTGAGTGCGGGCAGTTCGCTGCTGCACTGGGGCATGGCGCCGCTGGCCTTTGCACAGGCAGGCAGCGTGCTCGAGGCGGTGTTTCTGCTGGTGGCGCTGGGCGAGCGCCTGCAGGGCTGGGACCGGGATCGTCTGCAGGCATTGGCCGTGGCGAACCAGGACCCGCTGACCCGCCTGGGAAATCGCCGTGCGCTGCAGGAGGCCTTCGCCCGTCTGCAGGCGGATCGTCGCGCCGGTGATCTCCCGCTGGTCCTCATCCTCATGGACCTGGATCATTTCAAGGCGATCAACGACGAGTACGGTCACGAGGCCGGTGACCAGGTGCTGGTGGGTCTGGCCCAGCTGATGCGACGGACCTGTCGTCCGCAGGATGTCTGCGTGCGTTATGGCGGCGAGGAGTTCGCCATCCTGCTGCAGGTGCCCGGGGCCCACGAGGCGATGGAGATCGCCGAGCGGATTCGCCGCGACTTTGCCGCCAACCCCACACCGTACAAGGGTCAACGGATCCGCCATACCCTGACCGCGGGGCTCAGTCGCCCGGTGACACCGGATGCCGGCCTGTCCCAGGAGGCCATCTTCCTGCAGGCCGATGACGCGCTGTACCGTGCCAAGCGGGCCGGGCGCAACCGCAGCCTGCTCGCGGACTAG
- a CDS encoding trimeric intracellular cation channel family protein: protein MSTTTGIVLGTATYWITQTAVAVSAASGVLEAGRKRFDLFGMIVIGLAAAIGGGSVRDLLLDRPVFWVQDQTYLVVGIVAAFFTFFLARRIPLPPRLFLIPDALGLALYTVVGTKVALAMGAPWLVASFMGLVTGVMGGILRDVLCNEEPVVFQGTLYATLAWGGALVLIALYSVGLVTPWPELAAGTLIFIGRLVAMRWEIGLPKFHAR, encoded by the coding sequence ATGAGCACAACCACCGGCATCGTCCTCGGGACCGCCACCTACTGGATCACCCAGACGGCGGTCGCGGTATCGGCCGCCTCGGGCGTGCTGGAGGCCGGGCGCAAGCGCTTCGACCTGTTCGGCATGATCGTCATCGGCCTGGCCGCCGCCATCGGTGGCGGCTCGGTGCGAGACCTGCTGCTCGACCGCCCGGTGTTCTGGGTGCAGGACCAGACCTATCTCGTCGTCGGCATCGTCGCGGCCTTCTTCACCTTCTTCCTCGCCCGCCGCATCCCGCTGCCGCCACGCCTGTTCCTGATCCCGGACGCACTCGGTCTCGCGCTCTACACCGTGGTCGGCACCAAGGTGGCGCTGGCCATGGGCGCGCCCTGGCTGGTGGCGAGTTTCATGGGACTGGTCACCGGGGTGATGGGTGGCATCCTGCGCGACGTGCTGTGCAACGAGGAGCCGGTGGTGTTTCAGGGCACGCTCTACGCCACCCTGGCCTGGGGCGGCGCGCTGGTGCTCATCGCGCTGTACAGCGTCGGGCTGGTCACGCCCTGGCCCGAGCTCGCGGCGGGTACGCTGATCTTCATCGGCCGGCTCGTCGCCATGCGCTGGGAGATCGGCCTGCCGAAATTCCATGCCCGCTGA
- a CDS encoding PepSY domain-containing protein — protein sequence MKAFLRKLHQLLGLSVGIWAAVTALTGSILVFDDEIDAWLNPTLLRVAPQAIPQDVDAAVASVQADFADVPLGAVRLPRTAEEPFVFRIDDEQVRHVFVNPYTAEILGTRAEHAGVMGLLWDLHVHLLAGETGEQVAGYLALALIVMLISGLVLWWPSRRAPGKAFRIKWSAGGLPRMYDLHRVTGAIAAPFILVVVVTGAMLVFHGITLGWLVSLFGGPTPAPPPQVAVASATAPVSAWIREAQASLPEATPVSVTFPREPGRAAVVRLRHASNPHPNGRSFIAVNPYSAEVLQVHDWRTAGTGVRVSDYKYPLHIGAAFGLPGRLLVLFTGLLPLALLLTGGYVWWRKRRLRRERARTDTTRIEAQHLAARRS from the coding sequence ATGAAGGCATTCCTGCGCAAACTGCACCAGCTGCTCGGGCTCTCGGTCGGGATCTGGGCGGCGGTGACGGCACTCACCGGCAGCATCCTGGTCTTCGACGACGAGATCGATGCCTGGCTGAACCCGACACTGCTGCGCGTGGCGCCACAGGCCATTCCGCAGGACGTGGATGCCGCCGTGGCCAGCGTGCAGGCGGACTTTGCGGATGTCCCGCTGGGCGCAGTCAGGTTGCCGCGCACGGCAGAGGAACCCTTCGTCTTCCGCATCGACGACGAACAGGTACGGCATGTCTTCGTCAATCCGTACACGGCCGAAATCCTCGGCACGCGGGCCGAACATGCCGGCGTCATGGGACTTCTCTGGGATCTGCACGTCCACTTGCTCGCCGGCGAGACCGGCGAACAGGTGGCGGGTTACCTGGCACTGGCCCTGATCGTCATGCTCATCAGCGGACTGGTGCTGTGGTGGCCGTCGCGGCGCGCCCCGGGCAAGGCCTTTCGGATCAAGTGGTCGGCCGGTGGATTGCCGCGTATGTATGACCTGCACCGGGTGACGGGGGCGATTGCCGCCCCCTTCATCCTGGTCGTGGTCGTCACCGGGGCGATGCTGGTGTTTCATGGCATCACCCTGGGCTGGCTCGTCAGCCTGTTCGGCGGCCCCACGCCGGCGCCGCCGCCACAGGTGGCGGTGGCGTCCGCGACGGCCCCGGTCTCTGCCTGGATACGCGAGGCACAGGCCAGCCTGCCGGAGGCGACGCCGGTGTCGGTGACGTTTCCGCGCGAGCCCGGCCGGGCCGCGGTAGTGCGGCTGCGCCATGCGTCCAACCCCCATCCCAACGGCCGCAGCTTCATCGCGGTGAACCCCTACAGCGCCGAGGTGCTGCAGGTGCACGACTGGCGTACGGCCGGTACCGGCGTACGGGTCTCGGACTACAAGTATCCGCTGCACATCGGCGCCGCCTTCGGCCTGCCCGGCCGCCTGCTCGTCCTGTTCACCGGCCTGCTGCCGCTCGCGCTGTTGCTCACCGGCGGCTACGTCTGGTGGCGCAAGCGCCGGCTGCGTCGAGAGAGAGCGCGCACCGACACAACCCGAATCGAGGCCCAACACCTCGCGGCAAGGAGGTCCTGA
- a CDS encoding biopolymer transporter ExbD, producing the protein MRARVSLTSLIDVVFILLVFFMLVSNFLDWRSLDLAVSAPGTAARGEDSSLRIVLHAADDWRIGGRAIAPGALSAFIASHLATHPGASILIEPRNGVALQAAIDALDQARQAGATNAALVEAGRGS; encoded by the coding sequence ATGCGCGCCCGGGTCAGCCTCACCTCGCTCATCGACGTGGTCTTCATCCTGCTCGTGTTCTTCATGCTGGTATCGAACTTTCTCGACTGGCGCAGCCTCGACCTCGCCGTCAGCGCACCCGGCACGGCGGCGCGCGGCGAGGACAGCTCATTGCGTATCGTGCTGCACGCTGCGGACGACTGGCGCATCGGCGGCCGGGCCATCGCGCCGGGCGCCCTATCCGCGTTCATCGCCAGTCACCTCGCAACCCATCCCGGCGCGAGCATACTGATCGAGCCGCGCAACGGCGTAGCGCTGCAGGCCGCCATCGATGCACTCGACCAGGCCAGGCAGGCCGGGGCCACCAATGCCGCGCTGGTGGAGGCAGGACGCGGGTCATGA
- a CDS encoding biopolymer transporter ExbD, translating to MKVSQNPFLPAHRSAGDDDDERILPLINIVFLLLIFFMIAGSLQQAEPFAIQPPEADAPEAEERLTVIHLGADGRLAVGSRETGPETLGAALQAGTGDIPERVQVKADAQVEATALVTLMGTLREAGVQRIHLLTLERAH from the coding sequence ATGAAGGTGTCGCAGAATCCCTTCCTGCCGGCGCATCGATCCGCCGGAGACGATGACGACGAGCGCATCCTGCCGCTCATCAACATCGTCTTCCTGCTGCTGATCTTCTTCATGATCGCCGGCAGCCTCCAGCAGGCCGAACCCTTTGCCATCCAGCCACCCGAGGCCGACGCCCCTGAAGCCGAAGAGCGCCTCACCGTCATCCATCTGGGTGCGGACGGCAGGCTGGCCGTGGGCAGCAGGGAAACCGGTCCGGAGACCCTGGGCGCGGCACTGCAGGCCGGGACGGGCGACATACCCGAGCGGGTCCAGGTCAAGGCGGATGCGCAGGTCGAGGCCACCGCACTGGTGACGCTGATGGGCACCCTGCGCGAGGCGGGCGTGCAGCGCATCCACCTGCTTACCCTGGAGCGCGCGCACTGA
- a CDS encoding MotA/TolQ/ExbB proton channel family protein, with the protein MENLLTRPGSNGPFTDALAWLQIGGPVVMILLAMSVLALSILLVKLLQFRAARLGQQRPVRNALALHRGGRRREALMQIRHSPNPVAQVLAAAIRGQLRELPEAKIREEVYRLGAERLEQLRAYLRALEVIASLAPLLGLLGTVLGMIKAFQQLQAAGARVDPSVLSGGIWEALLTTAVGLAVAIPVIVIVNLLDRRLARLAHVMNDAVSQVFTERLGEEQELHAQNIEEQSHAERAVAGRSATVPG; encoded by the coding sequence ATGGAAAATCTGCTCACCCGACCCGGATCAAACGGACCATTCACCGATGCCCTCGCCTGGCTGCAGATCGGCGGCCCGGTGGTGATGATCCTGCTGGCGATGTCGGTGCTCGCGCTGAGCATCCTGCTGGTCAAGCTGTTGCAGTTCCGCGCTGCACGACTGGGCCAGCAGCGCCCCGTGCGCAATGCGCTGGCCCTGCATCGGGGCGGTCGGCGGCGCGAGGCCCTCATGCAGATCCGCCACTCGCCCAACCCGGTGGCACAGGTGCTCGCTGCGGCAATCCGCGGCCAGCTGCGCGAGCTGCCCGAGGCGAAGATCCGCGAGGAGGTCTATCGCCTGGGCGCCGAACGCCTGGAGCAGCTGCGCGCCTACCTGCGCGCACTGGAGGTCATCGCCAGCCTCGCCCCCCTGCTCGGCCTGCTCGGCACCGTGCTCGGCATGATCAAGGCCTTCCAGCAGCTGCAGGCGGCCGGTGCACGCGTCGATCCCTCGGTGCTGTCCGGCGGGATCTGGGAGGCCCTGCTCACCACCGCGGTCGGTCTGGCGGTCGCCATCCCGGTCATCGTCATCGTCAACCTGCTGGACCGCCGCCTCGCACGCCTGGCACATGTCATGAACGATGCCGTCTCGCAGGTCTTCACCGAACGCCTGGGGGAGGAACAGGAACTGCACGCACAGAACATCGAGGAGCAGTCGCATGCCGAACGCGCCGTGGCAGGACGCAGTGCAACCGTTCCGGGCTGA
- a CDS encoding thioredoxin family protein, whose protein sequence is MLRIVLLLCCAVFATAAQADAPKGYPFLDFDQAMAQAAEDGRPIFVYFGRYGCGYCEKTNKEAFSDPAVRERYIEHYVLAYVDAESGKRLRLPSGERITERELGTRYDAFVTPVFSFITPQGEVLHRMVGVQRIEDLMQADEKLQAMHGGKGAR, encoded by the coding sequence ATGTTGCGAATCGTGTTGCTGCTGTGTTGTGCCGTCTTCGCCACTGCGGCGCAGGCCGATGCCCCCAAGGGCTATCCCTTCCTGGATTTCGACCAGGCCATGGCGCAGGCGGCCGAGGACGGCCGCCCGATCTTCGTCTACTTCGGCCGCTACGGCTGCGGCTACTGCGAGAAGACCAACAAGGAGGCCTTCTCCGATCCTGCAGTGCGCGAGCGCTACATCGAGCACTACGTGCTGGCCTATGTGGATGCCGAGAGCGGCAAGCGCCTGCGCCTGCCCAGCGGTGAGCGCATCACCGAGCGCGAACTCGGCACGCGCTACGATGCCTTCGTCACGCCGGTCTTCTCCTTCATCACCCCGCAGGGCGAGGTGTTGCACCGCATGGTCGGCGTGCAGCGCATCGAGGACCTGATGCAGGCCGACGAGAAACTGCAGGCCATGCACGGCGGCAAGGGGGCGCGCTGA
- a CDS encoding SLC13 family permease, translating to MTGEQLVVFGVLGAALLLFVWNRWRYDIVALLALLFVTLAGLVSPQQAFAGLGHPAVVTVAAVLVLSRGLMNAGVVDHLARFLSRVGDRPAVQVVTLTVVVALCSAFMNNVGALALLMPVAIWMARRSGRSPSLLLMPLAFGSLLGGTMTLIGTPPNLIVASYAARASDTGFGMFDFLPVGLGITLLGILFIGLLGWRLIPVRRAAAGVDELFDVGDYHTELRITQDSKFAGRTLHDLRAAVEDEADLAVVDLVRDGVQRGMPSIYFVLQEGDILLVQADAEDLKGVMDLTGLALAETIHDHEAPDEAPVEEGKEKNDGKDTAGEVQMAEVIVTPASWLVGKTATMLNLRERYGINVLAVARQGRRLRERLGRIRFMAGDILLVQGREEAVQVAYTDLCCLPLAERGLRLGRPHNALLALAIFGLALLLVALEFLPVATALVAAALAMVLSRLLSIDEAYRSIDLSIILLLAAMIPVGEALERTGGAALIAEGLLALAGSLSPAGMLALLMVVTMLLSNVVNNAAAAILMAPIGIDLARGLDVSADPFLMAVAIGASCVFLTPIGHQSSTLVMAPGGYRFHDYWRMGLPLSLIVVGAGVPLILRVWPL from the coding sequence ATGACGGGCGAGCAGCTGGTGGTCTTCGGGGTGCTGGGGGCGGCGCTGCTGCTGTTCGTCTGGAACCGCTGGCGTTACGACATCGTCGCCCTGCTGGCCCTGCTCTTCGTGACCCTGGCCGGGCTGGTCTCGCCCCAGCAGGCCTTTGCCGGTCTCGGCCATCCGGCGGTGGTGACGGTGGCGGCCGTGCTGGTCCTGAGCCGCGGTCTCATGAACGCCGGGGTGGTGGATCACCTCGCCCGGTTCCTTTCCCGGGTGGGAGACCGCCCGGCGGTGCAGGTCGTCACGCTCACCGTGGTCGTGGCCCTGTGCTCGGCCTTCATGAACAACGTCGGTGCCCTGGCCCTGCTCATGCCCGTGGCCATCTGGATGGCGCGCAGGAGCGGCCGTTCGCCGTCCCTGCTGCTCATGCCCCTGGCCTTCGGCTCCCTGCTCGGCGGCACCATGACCCTGATCGGTACCCCGCCCAACCTCATCGTTGCCAGCTATGCCGCCCGGGCCTCGGACACGGGCTTCGGCATGTTCGACTTCCTGCCCGTGGGCCTCGGCATCACCCTGCTCGGCATCCTCTTCATCGGGCTGTTGGGCTGGCGGCTGATCCCGGTGCGACGAGCGGCGGCGGGTGTCGACGAGCTCTTCGACGTGGGGGATTACCATACCGAGTTGCGCATCACGCAGGATTCGAAGTTCGCCGGGCGCACCCTGCACGATCTGCGGGCCGCCGTGGAGGACGAGGCCGACCTGGCGGTGGTCGACCTGGTGCGCGACGGTGTGCAGCGTGGCATGCCCTCGATCTACTTCGTGCTGCAGGAGGGCGACATCCTGCTGGTACAGGCCGATGCCGAGGATCTCAAGGGCGTGATGGATCTCACCGGGCTGGCCCTGGCGGAGACGATTCATGACCACGAGGCCCCGGATGAGGCGCCGGTGGAAGAGGGAAAGGAAAAGAACGACGGAAAGGACACCGCCGGCGAGGTGCAGATGGCCGAGGTGATCGTCACCCCGGCCTCCTGGCTGGTGGGAAAGACCGCGACCATGCTCAACCTGCGCGAGCGCTACGGCATCAACGTGCTGGCCGTGGCGCGGCAGGGCCGGCGCCTGCGCGAGCGCCTGGGACGGATCCGGTTCATGGCCGGCGACATCCTGCTGGTGCAGGGGCGCGAGGAGGCGGTGCAGGTCGCCTACACGGATCTCTGCTGCCTGCCCCTGGCCGAACGCGGCCTGCGTCTCGGGCGCCCGCACAATGCCCTGCTGGCCCTCGCGATCTTCGGCCTGGCCCTGTTGCTGGTGGCCCTGGAGTTCCTGCCTGTGGCCACGGCCCTGGTGGCCGCCGCCCTGGCAATGGTGCTGTCGCGGTTGCTCTCCATCGACGAGGCCTATCGCAGCATCGACCTCTCGATCATCCTGTTGCTGGCGGCCATGATCCCCGTGGGCGAGGCGCTGGAGCGCACCGGCGGGGCGGCCCTGATCGCCGAGGGCCTTCTGGCGCTGGCCGGCAGCCTGTCGCCGGCGGGGATGCTGGCCCTGCTCATGGTGGTGACCATGCTGCTCTCCAACGTGGTCAACAACGCCGCGGCGGCCATCCTGATGGCACCGATCGGCATCGATCTCGCGCGCGGTCTGGACGTCTCCGCCGATCCCTTCCTGATGGCCGTGGCCATCGGCGCCTCCTGTGTCTTCCTCACGCCCATCGGGCATCAGTCCAGTACGTTGGTGATGGCGCCCGGAGGCTATCGGTTTCACGACTACTGGCGCATGGGCCTGCCGCTGTCGCTCATCGTGGTGGGGGCGGGGGTGCCGCTCATCCTCCGGGTGTGGCCGCTGTAG